A single Cottoperca gobio chromosome 7, fCotGob3.1, whole genome shotgun sequence DNA region contains:
- the abtb1 gene encoding ankyrin repeat and BTB/POZ domain-containing protein 1, protein MDVSDLFSSCKKGDICRVRYLVEQRDVDLNVRDKWDSSPLYYACLCGHDELVQYLLASGAKCEANTFDGERCMYCCLNDSLRHLLKEYKCITIRAMQRDDFNYFLHMLLEQGQHSDVKFLVHGHIFTAHQCVLSARSEYFTDMFETKWKGKNLITLKHPLINPAAFGAILQYSYTGRMDIDISLVEDCRRLAKQCKMEDLIEELENKCKQLYEFVSNKPGICVKVLSLEPHIGRLQEEMAQLADCALPIELRVGFGELPFNRVDRFPTFPDICFRVDGFNFLCHKAFFCGRSDYFKALLEDHFSEGEQLQSHPSTPVITLHNISHEIFIHVMYFIYTDDTELITEIVFDVLCVADMYLLPGLKRLCGKTLAKTICEDNVVYMWKMAKLFRLSRLEDQCTKFMAKIIEQLVEQAEFAEIIKEDAALLEDRHENDSIPLVDEIRYHITSNVQTYSVIEEANQKLEALEELLSSINIEC, encoded by the exons ATGGATGTGTCCGATTTGTTTAGTAGTTGCAAAAAGGGCGACATTTGTAGAGTCAG ATACCTTGTTGAACAAAGAGACGTGGACCTCAATGTGAGAGATAAATGGGACAGCAGCCCTTT GTATTATGCTTGTCTCTGTGGTCATGATGAGCTGGTCCAGTACCTGTTGGCTAGTG GTGCCAAGTGTGAAGCCAACACGTTTGATGGCGAGAGGTGTATGTACTGCTGTCTGAATGATTCTCTTCGACACCTGCTCAAAGAATATAAGTGTATCACTATACGCGCCATGCAGCGGGATGATTTTAACTACTTCCTGCACAT GTTACTGGAGCAGGGTCAACACAGCGACGTCAAGTTCCTGGTCCATGGACATATATTTACAGCCCACCAATGTGTTCTCAGTGCACGCTCAGAGTACTTTACTGATATGTTTGAGACCAAATGGAAAGGGAAGAACTTGATCACCCTCAAACACCCTTTG ATCAACCCTGCAGCCTTTGGAGCCATCCTGCAATATTCCTATACAG GACGAATGGATATTGATATAAGCCTCGTGGAGGACTGCAGACGACTTGCTAAACAGTGCAAAATGGAAGATCTGATAGAGGAGCTGGAGAATAAATGCAAACAGTTGTATGAATTTG TGTCCAACAAGCCAGGAATCTGTGTGAAGGTTCTCAGCCTGGAACCTCACATCGGTCGACTTCAGGAGGAAATGGCTCAGTTAGCAGACTGTGCACTTCCCATTGAACTAAGA GTTGGATTTGGTGAACTTCCCTTTAACAGAGTCGACCGCTTCCCTACTTTTCCTGACATCTGCTTCAGAGTCGATGGTTTCAACTTCTTGTGTCATAAG gcgTTTTTCTGCGGACGTAGTGATTATTTTAAAGCCTTGCTGGAGGACCACTTCAGTGAAGGAGAGCAGCTGCAGTCCCATCCCAGCACCCCAGTGATTACTTTACACAACATTTCCCATGAAATATTCATCCACGTCATGTATTTCATCTACACTGATGACACAGAG TTAATAACAGAGATCGTTTTTGACGTGCTGTGCGTGGCCGACATGTATCTGCTGCCGGGGTTGAAGCGTCTTTGCGGGAAGACTCTCGCTAAGACCATATGTGAGGACAATGTTGTGTACATGTGGAAGATGGCCAAGCTTTTCCGTCTCTCTCGGCTTGAGGATCAGTGCACTAAGTTCATGGCGAAGATCATCGAGCAG CTGGTGGAGCAGGCTGAGTTTGCAGAGATCATCAAAGAAGATGCTGCGTTGTTGGAAGATAGACATGAGAACGACTCCATCCCCCTGGTGGACGAAATTCGTTACCACATCACCAGCAATGTGCAGACTTACAGTGTGATCGAGGAGGCCAATCAGAAACTGGAGGCCTTGGAGGAGCTGCTCTCCAGCATCAATATTGAATGCTGA